The genomic stretch tttggttgtctaggtatcatggacgcacgacgtgggcgaggtcgtggtagaccgtCGGCACGAGGTAGAGGACACCTTGTCCCTACTCCGGAGGTTCAGGCTACAGGTGCGGGAGAGCAGAGACAGCCAGGGCCACCAGATATGCAGGAGACATTAGCGGGTATTTTACGAGCTGTAGATGTACTGGCAGCATCTCAGTTGCGACAGGAGCGCAGACATGATGAtaggaccgctacggcccaGGCGTCGCATTCAGGTACGTCGGGAGCAGGGGACGGTTCAGGTGCTACAGTGCTTAGAGATTTTATGGCCTTGCgaccaccagagtttagtggaggcgctGATGCGACGGTGGCTGAGGATTGGTTACTAGCGGTGGAGAAGCATTTGAGATCCATAGACTGTGCAGAGGCCCACAGAGTTCGGCTGGGGACTTTCTTGTTACGAGGTGACGCCGAGcggtggtgggagaccaccagacagaGATATGGCGATGGAGGTCCGTCATGGGCACAGTTCGTTGAGGCGTTCAATGAGACCTATGTACCAGCTTGGatcagagagcag from Diospyros lotus cultivar Yz01 chromosome 9, ASM1463336v1, whole genome shotgun sequence encodes the following:
- the LOC127809384 gene encoding uncharacterized protein LOC127809384 produces the protein MDARRGRGRGRPSARGRGHLVPTPEVQATGAGEQRQPGPPDMQETLAGILRAVDVLAASQLRQERRHDDRTATAQASHSGTSGAGDGSGATVLRDFMALRPPEFSGGADATVAEDWLLAVEKHLRSIDCAEAHRVRLGTFLLRGDAERWWETTRQRYGDGGPSWAQFVEAFNETYVPAWIREQKVFEFIELQ